The following proteins come from a genomic window of Synechococcus sp. NB0720_010:
- the fumC gene encoding class II fumarate hydratase → MSQRQETDSLGVIAVPAEHYWGAQTQRSIGNFPFGQRMPLAIVHAFGQLKAACAEANRDLGKLDAALCSAIVTAAEQVAAGDLDQEFPLKVWQTGSGTQSNMNANEVIANKAIEALGGELGSKSPVHPNDHVNLSQSSNDTFPAAMHIAVVIELEQRLLPAVEGLAAALQAKATAYADLIKIGRTHLQDAVPLSLGQEFSGYVAQLQLAIEAIRQNLPRVRELAIGGTAVGTGLNAPKGFGEAVAARLTERLGTAFSSAPNKFQALAGHEALASSHGALTVLAGSLMKIANDIRWLGSGPRCGLGELVLPENEPGSSIMPGKVNPTQCESLTMVAAQVMGNNTAVQIGASQGNFELNVFKPLIAHNVLESIELLAGGCTSFREHCIEGLKANEQRIERLLNQSLMLVTALTPAIGYDRASGIAKHAHNHGLSLKEAALVLGEISAEEFDQWVRPEAMV, encoded by the coding sequence ATGAGTCAGCGCCAAGAGACCGACAGCCTCGGGGTCATCGCCGTTCCCGCGGAGCACTACTGGGGCGCCCAGACCCAGCGCTCCATAGGGAACTTCCCCTTCGGCCAGCGCATGCCCCTGGCGATCGTGCATGCCTTCGGTCAGCTGAAGGCGGCCTGCGCGGAGGCGAATCGCGATCTCGGCAAGCTGGATGCGGCCCTCTGCAGCGCCATCGTGACCGCCGCCGAGCAGGTGGCCGCCGGTGATCTGGACCAGGAGTTCCCGCTGAAGGTCTGGCAGACCGGTTCGGGCACCCAGAGCAACATGAACGCCAACGAGGTGATCGCCAACAAGGCGATCGAGGCCCTCGGCGGTGAACTGGGCAGCAAGAGCCCGGTGCACCCCAACGACCACGTCAACCTCAGCCAATCGAGCAACGACACCTTCCCTGCGGCGATGCACATCGCCGTGGTGATCGAACTGGAGCAACGTCTCCTGCCCGCGGTTGAGGGCCTGGCGGCGGCCCTGCAAGCCAAGGCCACGGCCTACGCCGATCTGATCAAGATCGGCCGCACCCATCTCCAAGATGCAGTGCCCCTGAGCCTGGGCCAGGAATTCAGCGGCTACGTCGCCCAGCTGCAGCTGGCGATTGAAGCCATCCGCCAGAACCTGCCGCGGGTGCGGGAGCTGGCCATTGGTGGCACGGCCGTGGGCACCGGCCTCAATGCCCCGAAGGGCTTTGGCGAGGCGGTCGCGGCGCGGCTCACGGAGCGCCTTGGAACCGCCTTCAGCAGCGCCCCCAACAAGTTCCAGGCCTTGGCGGGCCATGAGGCCCTGGCCTCAAGCCATGGCGCCCTGACGGTGCTGGCGGGCTCATTGATGAAGATCGCCAATGACATCCGCTGGCTCGGCAGCGGACCACGCTGCGGCCTCGGGGAACTGGTCCTGCCGGAAAACGAGCCGGGGAGCTCGATCATGCCGGGCAAGGTCAACCCCACCCAGTGCGAGAGCCTGACGATGGTGGCCGCCCAGGTGATGGGCAACAACACCGCCGTTCAGATCGGTGCCAGCCAGGGCAACTTTGAGCTGAACGTCTTCAAGCCCCTGATCGCCCACAACGTGCTCGAGAGCATCGAGCTGCTGGCGGGCGGCTGCACCAGCTTCCGCGAGCACTGCATCGAGGGCCTCAAGGCCAATGAACAGCGCATCGAACGGCTGCTGAATCAGAGCCTGATGCTCGTGACGGCCCTGACCCCCGCCATCGGCTACGACCGCGCCAGCGGCATTGCCAAACATGCCCACAACCACGGGCTGAGCCTCAAGGAAGCCGCCCTGGTCCTTGGCGAGATCAGCGCCGAAGAATTCGATCAGTGGGTGCGCCCGGAGGCGATGGTCTAA
- a CDS encoding transcriptional repressor translates to MRLSRQRRMVLELLWDERDHLSARDIFERLNAKGRNIGHTSVYQNLEALQSAGVIECLDRANGRLYGYRSDPHSHITCLESGAIQDLDVELPADLLDRIEEQTGYRIESYTLNLSGRRR, encoded by the coding sequence ATGCGGCTCTCACGCCAGCGTCGGATGGTGCTCGAGCTGCTCTGGGACGAGCGGGATCACCTCAGTGCCCGCGACATCTTTGAGCGGCTCAACGCCAAGGGCCGCAACATCGGCCACACCTCCGTCTACCAAAACCTTGAAGCGCTCCAAAGCGCAGGGGTGATCGAGTGTCTTGATCGCGCCAATGGACGGCTCTACGGCTACCGCAGCGATCCCCACAGCCACATCACCTGCCTCGAGTCCGGTGCCATCCAGGATCTGGATGTGGAATTACCCGCCGATCTGCTCGATCGCATTGAAGAGCAAACCGGCTATCGGATTGAGAGCTACACGCTCAATCTCAGCGGACGGCGGCGCTAA
- a CDS encoding DUF3685 domain-containing protein, whose protein sequence is MPEAKDAPPILILAEPLIQAGLERLLEESFQLKSASDPDKGAIALVIWSISTGMPAATLERELAQLRDRWHPAPLLLLLPAESDLPSSWLLQLPAEGLLQQAEPQEIRAAVDTLLTGGRVVELRPLRGIEQPEQSREALGLGQWLLRSGLAQIEAEALRCRRWLDLQPVGLNALLLAGRLRELALAKRLLLWLWGPISMAFPSEAPLQRPEPQAVVGITLRERTAIGVWEAIQERLITAASTGLSNQSGQLMALEGLNTDHRRDLLLALLAQFDLLITRFRHEQLRGVALEERWLGQQPELRRLSMRAMAGEYVQLPLEGGLLPVAQSLSEASDLTAVDPELPAALPMLAALVCAQPILVDGRLLAPDEPQALLHLEALISNWLIRTAELISAEILASCSTWPDLRRYLLRSDLLPTRNLERLRNQLNSQQRWDSLFERPVQLYESRRLLYGLKQGAIVPIEHMEPRDRELQQLSWGQQLITLVLEGRDALAPQVQALFRRLGDLVVVVLTQVIGRAIGLVGRGILQGMGRSIGRGS, encoded by the coding sequence GTGCCCGAGGCGAAGGACGCACCTCCGATCCTGATCCTGGCGGAGCCCCTGATTCAGGCGGGCCTGGAGCGGTTGCTGGAGGAGTCGTTCCAGCTCAAATCCGCCAGCGACCCAGACAAGGGAGCCATCGCCCTGGTGATCTGGAGCATCAGTACTGGCATGCCTGCGGCCACGCTGGAGCGAGAACTCGCCCAGCTGCGCGATCGCTGGCACCCGGCACCGCTGCTGCTGCTCCTACCGGCGGAATCCGACCTACCCAGCAGCTGGCTGCTGCAGTTGCCAGCTGAAGGTCTGCTGCAACAGGCGGAGCCCCAGGAGATCCGCGCCGCAGTTGACACCCTGCTGACGGGCGGACGGGTGGTGGAACTGCGGCCGCTGCGCGGGATCGAGCAACCCGAGCAGAGCCGGGAGGCGCTGGGCCTTGGCCAGTGGCTGCTGCGCAGTGGCCTGGCTCAAATCGAAGCGGAAGCCCTGCGCTGCCGCCGCTGGCTCGACCTCCAGCCGGTGGGCCTGAACGCCCTGCTGTTGGCGGGTCGGCTGCGGGAACTGGCCCTGGCCAAACGGCTGCTGCTTTGGCTCTGGGGGCCGATCAGCATGGCCTTCCCGTCTGAGGCTCCGCTGCAGCGCCCGGAGCCTCAGGCTGTCGTTGGCATCACCCTGCGGGAGCGCACGGCCATCGGGGTCTGGGAGGCCATCCAAGAGCGGTTGATCACGGCCGCCTCCACCGGTCTCAGCAACCAAAGCGGTCAGCTGATGGCCCTGGAGGGACTGAACACAGACCACCGCCGCGATCTGCTGCTCGCCCTGCTGGCCCAGTTCGACCTCCTGATCACCCGCTTCCGCCACGAGCAGCTGCGCGGTGTCGCTCTGGAAGAGCGTTGGCTAGGGCAGCAACCGGAATTGCGTCGCCTCTCCATGCGGGCCATGGCCGGTGAATACGTCCAACTACCGCTTGAGGGGGGCCTGCTTCCCGTCGCCCAGAGCCTGAGTGAGGCCAGTGACCTCACCGCGGTGGATCCAGAACTCCCGGCTGCCCTGCCGATGCTCGCGGCCCTGGTCTGCGCCCAACCGATCCTGGTGGACGGCCGCCTGTTGGCCCCCGATGAACCCCAGGCGCTGCTCCACTTGGAGGCACTGATCAGCAACTGGCTGATTCGCACGGCGGAACTGATCAGCGCAGAAATCCTCGCCAGCTGCAGCACCTGGCCTGATCTGCGCCGCTACCTACTGCGCAGTGATCTCCTGCCCACACGGAACCTGGAGCGACTGCGCAACCAGCTGAACTCCCAGCAACGCTGGGACAGCCTGTTTGAGAGGCCCGTCCAGCTCTACGAAAGCCGCCGCTTGCTCTATGGACTCAAGCAAGGCGCCATCGTTCCAATCGAGCACATGGAACCCCGGGACCGGGAGTTGCAGCAGCTCAGCTGGGGCCAGCAACTGATCACCCTCGTGCTGGAGGGTCGCGATGCCCTCGCCCCCCAGGTCCAGGCCCTGTTCAGGCGACTCGGGGATCTGGTGGTGGTGGTGCTGACCCAGGTCATTGGTCGGGCCATTGGCCTGGTCGGCCGCGGAATCCTCCAGGGCATGGGCCGCAGCATCGGCCGCGGTTCCTGA
- a CDS encoding thylakoid membrane photosystem I accumulation factor, translated as MPRTLARLLKPLAALALCLVLVLGLAAPSQAARDTNSYDGNIYALYAGNGSLVPPRSTLSQALEEHRVIILGFFLDDSAASKQYAVVFNELQRLWGRSAELILLQTDPLQNRETHGAIDPASYWKGQIPQVVVLDREGKVILDESGPVSIDAINEALSGITGLRPQGDTKLSLNREVNELNSEIVAAP; from the coding sequence ATGCCCCGCACCCTGGCCCGGCTGCTGAAGCCCCTTGCAGCGCTGGCCCTCTGCTTGGTTCTGGTGCTGGGCCTCGCCGCACCAAGCCAGGCCGCGCGGGACACCAACAGCTACGACGGCAATATCTATGCGCTCTACGCGGGCAACGGCTCCCTGGTGCCGCCGCGAAGCACCCTCTCGCAGGCCTTGGAGGAGCACCGGGTGATCATCCTGGGCTTCTTCCTCGATGACAGCGCCGCCAGCAAGCAGTACGCCGTCGTCTTCAACGAACTGCAGCGCCTCTGGGGCCGCAGCGCTGAGTTGATCCTGCTGCAGACCGACCCGCTGCAGAACCGCGAGACCCACGGCGCCATTGACCCCGCCAGCTATTGGAAGGGCCAAATCCCCCAGGTCGTGGTTCTCGACCGCGAGGGCAAGGTGATCCTCGATGAGAGCGGGCCGGTGAGCATCGATGCCATTAACGAAGCGCTCAGCGGCATCACCGGGCTCCGTCCCCAGGGTGATACGAAGCTCAGCCTCAACCGCGAGGTCAACGAACTCAACAGCGAAATCGTCGCCGCCCCATGA
- a CDS encoding CDP-alcohol phosphatidyltransferase family protein, with product MPNSSLSRQLADGLTIARAVIGLPLILALVQGNGWLAWWLLLLGGLSDAADGWLARRAGGGSVWGARLDPLTDKILILAPLLWLGAAGSLPLWAIWLLLARELLISGWRAEQGSGGPASWGGKAKTILQFAALLLLLWPGGGAAPLQLLGFWLFWPSLALALSSAWGYITAPAADRRS from the coding sequence ATGCCGAACTCCAGCCTTAGCCGGCAGCTTGCCGATGGCCTGACCATCGCCCGCGCCGTCATCGGTCTGCCCCTGATCCTGGCGCTGGTCCAGGGCAACGGCTGGTTGGCCTGGTGGTTGCTGCTGCTCGGGGGCCTCAGCGATGCCGCCGACGGCTGGCTGGCCAGACGCGCCGGGGGCGGCTCGGTCTGGGGGGCCCGTCTGGACCCACTCACCGACAAGATCCTGATCCTGGCCCCCCTGCTCTGGCTTGGCGCTGCAGGCTCCCTGCCGCTCTGGGCGATCTGGCTCCTGCTCGCCCGTGAACTGCTGATCTCCGGCTGGCGCGCTGAGCAAGGGAGCGGAGGACCTGCCTCCTGGGGAGGCAAGGCCAAAACCATCCTTCAATTCGCCGCCCTCTTACTGCTGCTCTGGCCCGGTGGGGGAGCAGCCCCGCTCCAGTTGTTGGGTTTCTGGTTGTTCTGGCCCTCCCTGGCGCTGGCCCTGAGCTCAGCCTGGGGCTACATCACAGCGCCAGCAGCTGATCGTCGGAGCTGA
- a CDS encoding CBS domain-containing protein yields MVVERRVSEVMTTPIRSVGRETPLQNAVQVMSDHHISGLPVVDAAGALVGELTEQDLMVRESGFDAGPYVMLLDAVIYLRNPLQWDKQVHQVLGNSVGEVMSQAPHTCSGDTLLPEAARLLHEKGTQRLFVLDEQRRPVGVLTRGDVVRALASA; encoded by the coding sequence ATGGTCGTTGAACGCCGGGTCTCCGAAGTGATGACCACGCCCATTCGCAGCGTTGGTCGCGAGACGCCCCTCCAGAACGCGGTGCAGGTGATGAGCGATCACCACATCAGTGGTCTGCCCGTCGTGGATGCCGCCGGGGCGCTGGTGGGCGAGCTGACCGAGCAGGACCTGATGGTGCGTGAGAGCGGCTTTGATGCCGGCCCTTACGTGATGCTCCTCGACGCCGTGATCTATCTGCGCAACCCGCTGCAGTGGGACAAGCAGGTGCATCAGGTGCTCGGCAACAGCGTTGGCGAGGTGATGAGCCAGGCCCCCCACACCTGCAGTGGCGACACCCTGCTGCCGGAGGCGGCCCGCTTGCTGCATGAAAAGGGCACGCAGCGGCTGTTTGTGCTCGATGAGCAGCGGCGCCCGGTCGGGGTCTTGACCCGAGGCGATGTCGTGCGGGCGTTGGCCTCGGCCTGA
- a CDS encoding F420-0:Gamma-glutamyl ligase gives MAALFAVVLIAALVFGLALLWLELRHRLRPASPLRLSSSGWKVQRVSDSQWQVKGTLSIRNPHRRMEVFVPEIELKPTLLGRADLSGVNVRCSLSPQHPDEEARADGYWFAYIVKGRKTTQAEALITLEAPAGSDLRNLLDTLWLEILWINYGPFGRLQQRDGVLIPLRRPAPAQSSSATWRQGDRCSVLPIRTHLLGTLDDPAEVLQHYAGAVLQPGDVLTIGETPLAVMQGRYNHPANLQPSSLARLLCRVFHPTSSLATACGLQTLIDNVGPARVLCAWLAGTALKLVGSKGWFYRLAGEQARLIDDVTGTTPPYDQTIVLGPVQSSEVCRQLASELGVAVAVVDVNDLGRVKVLASSPGCDEELLERALKPNPAGNANERTPLVLVRPN, from the coding sequence TTGGCCGCCCTGTTTGCTGTTGTCCTGATCGCCGCCCTGGTCTTTGGGTTGGCGTTGCTCTGGCTGGAGCTGCGCCATCGCCTCCGGCCCGCCTCACCCCTGCGGCTCAGCAGCAGCGGTTGGAAGGTGCAACGGGTCTCCGACAGCCAATGGCAGGTCAAGGGAACCCTGAGCATCCGCAACCCACACCGGCGGATGGAGGTCTTTGTTCCCGAGATTGAACTCAAACCCACCCTGCTGGGACGCGCGGACCTCTCTGGGGTCAACGTGCGCTGCAGCCTGAGCCCGCAGCACCCCGATGAGGAGGCCCGCGCCGATGGCTACTGGTTCGCCTACATCGTCAAAGGGCGCAAGACCACCCAAGCCGAAGCGCTGATCACGCTTGAGGCCCCAGCCGGCAGCGACCTGCGCAACCTGCTGGACACCCTCTGGCTGGAGATCCTCTGGATCAACTACGGCCCCTTCGGCCGGCTGCAACAACGCGATGGGGTGCTGATTCCCCTGCGCCGTCCGGCCCCAGCGCAGAGCTCCAGCGCCACCTGGCGCCAGGGTGATCGCTGCAGCGTGTTGCCGATTCGCACCCATCTGCTCGGAACCCTCGACGATCCCGCCGAGGTCCTGCAGCACTACGCCGGCGCCGTGCTGCAGCCCGGGGATGTCCTGACCATCGGCGAGACCCCGCTGGCGGTCATGCAGGGCCGCTACAACCACCCGGCCAACCTGCAGCCCTCCAGCCTGGCCCGTCTGCTCTGCCGGGTCTTCCACCCCACCAGCTCCCTGGCCACCGCCTGCGGCCTACAGACCCTGATCGACAACGTCGGTCCGGCGCGCGTGCTCTGTGCCTGGCTCGCCGGCACCGCCCTCAAGCTCGTGGGCTCCAAGGGTTGGTTCTATCGGCTGGCCGGTGAACAGGCCCGCCTGATCGACGACGTCACCGGCACCACCCCGCCCTACGACCAGACCATCGTCCTGGGTCCGGTTCAAAGCAGCGAGGTCTGCCGCCAACTGGCCTCCGAGCTCGGCGTCGCCGTCGCCGTTGTGGATGTCAACGACCTCGGTCGGGTCAAGGTGCTGGCCTCCAGCCCCGGCTGCGATGAGGAGCTGCTGGAGCGGGCCCTCAAGCCCAACCCCGCCGGCAACGCCAACGAGCGCACCCCACTGGTGCTGGTTCGCCCGAACTAG
- a CDS encoding PhoH family protein, producing the protein MRKTFVLDTNVLLHDPQALTRFEDNAVVIPIEVVEEIDRFKKDPSEKGRNARQISRLLDALREKGNLADGVPIDEGSGGTLQVVFCRSETLAQLPPELKGGSGDNNILAVALEQLRSGLIADQPPVVLVTKDTNLRIKADAVGLTAQDYTTDKVDIADLYAGVSELSASATAMDTLKSEGGLPLTELPSAEGADLQANEGVTLVDQAQPNHTLLARFDAQHQRLVPLQRSTRARLGKVSPRNREQTFALDLLLDPSVQLLTLVGKAGTGKTLLALAAGLHQVADEQLYERLLVTRPVISLGKEIGFLPGSLEEKMGPWMQPIIDNLDFLLGNSPEEEGRSGAKGASGPANRAGTNRAPRSNWTDLKGMGLLEVEAISYIRGRSIPRQYMVVDEAQNLTPHEVKTIVTRVGEGTKIVFTGDPYQIDNPYVDAESNGLTWLVERFKGQPLAGHITLIRGERSELAELAANLL; encoded by the coding sequence ATGCGCAAGACCTTCGTTCTCGATACGAATGTGTTGCTGCATGACCCCCAGGCCCTCACACGCTTTGAAGACAACGCGGTGGTGATCCCGATTGAGGTGGTCGAGGAGATCGATCGCTTCAAGAAGGACCCCTCCGAGAAGGGGCGCAATGCCCGCCAGATCTCGCGCCTGCTCGATGCCCTGCGGGAGAAGGGAAACCTGGCGGATGGCGTGCCGATTGATGAGGGCAGTGGCGGCACGCTGCAGGTGGTCTTCTGCCGCAGCGAGACCCTGGCCCAGTTGCCGCCGGAGCTCAAGGGCGGCAGCGGTGACAACAACATCCTGGCGGTGGCGCTGGAGCAGCTCCGCTCCGGCTTGATTGCCGATCAACCCCCGGTGGTGCTGGTCACCAAGGACACCAACCTGCGGATCAAGGCCGATGCCGTCGGCCTGACCGCTCAGGACTACACAACTGACAAGGTCGACATCGCTGACCTCTACGCCGGGGTCAGTGAGCTATCGGCCAGTGCAACGGCGATGGACACCCTCAAGAGCGAGGGGGGGCTGCCGCTCACGGAGCTTCCCTCCGCTGAAGGGGCCGACCTTCAGGCCAATGAGGGGGTCACCTTGGTGGATCAGGCCCAACCCAATCACACGCTGCTCGCGCGTTTTGATGCCCAGCATCAGCGGCTGGTGCCCCTGCAGCGCAGCACGCGGGCCCGACTGGGCAAGGTCTCGCCCCGCAACCGCGAGCAGACCTTTGCCTTGGATCTGCTGCTGGATCCCTCGGTGCAACTCCTGACCCTGGTGGGTAAGGCCGGGACGGGGAAAACCCTGCTGGCCCTGGCGGCGGGACTGCACCAGGTGGCGGATGAACAGCTCTATGAACGTCTGCTGGTGACCCGGCCGGTGATCTCGCTGGGCAAAGAGATCGGCTTTCTGCCCGGCAGCCTCGAGGAAAAGATGGGCCCCTGGATGCAGCCGATCATCGACAACCTTGATTTCCTGCTCGGCAATAGCCCAGAAGAGGAGGGCCGTTCGGGTGCCAAGGGCGCCTCGGGGCCTGCGAATCGTGCTGGCACCAATCGTGCCCCCCGCAGCAACTGGACGGACCTCAAGGGGATGGGGCTCCTGGAGGTGGAGGCGATCAGCTACATCCGCGGTCGCTCGATTCCCCGCCAGTACATGGTGGTGGATGAGGCCCAGAACCTCACCCCCCACGAGGTCAAAACGATCGTCACCCGCGTGGGCGAGGGCACCAAGATTGTCTTCACCGGTGACCCGTATCAGATCGACAATCCCTATGTGGATGCCGAGAGCAATGGCCTGACCTGGCTGGTGGAGCGCTTCAAAGGGCAGCCGCTCGCCGGCCACATCACCCTGATCCGCGGCGAGCGCAGCGAACTGGCGGAGCTAGCGGCGAACCTGCTTTAG
- a CDS encoding Coq4 family protein gives MGRFNEVLRSLNNLKLLAAVGRSGGELSNIADLVDNFLGSPQMEDCIRRFRALPGGAALMDGRYPPLQPQIEALEALPAGSLGREYARLIRQLGYDPEFFRPRPIESDGQWLTQRIATTHDIHHVISGFGTERAGETGVLAITAAQIGFPAYVLLTSASQLANFRFKLEEFESISAAAAHGSAIAHQAQCLAIARWEEGWEKPINQWRQELGIQDPADNAPYGLALQLCQG, from the coding sequence ATGGGCCGCTTCAACGAGGTTCTGCGCTCCCTCAACAACCTCAAGTTGCTGGCCGCCGTGGGCCGCAGTGGCGGTGAGCTGAGCAACATCGCCGATCTGGTGGACAACTTCCTTGGCAGCCCCCAGATGGAGGACTGCATCAGGCGCTTCCGCGCACTTCCCGGAGGGGCCGCACTGATGGACGGGCGCTACCCGCCGCTGCAACCACAGATCGAGGCGCTCGAAGCACTACCGGCCGGAAGCCTGGGACGGGAGTACGCCCGCTTGATTCGCCAGCTGGGCTACGACCCGGAATTCTTTCGGCCCAGGCCGATCGAGAGCGACGGCCAATGGCTGACGCAACGTATTGCGACCACCCACGACATCCACCACGTCATCAGCGGCTTTGGCACCGAACGGGCAGGGGAGACAGGGGTGCTGGCGATCACGGCGGCGCAGATCGGCTTTCCCGCCTATGTCCTGCTCACCAGCGCCAGCCAACTGGCGAACTTCCGCTTCAAGCTCGAGGAGTTCGAAAGCATCAGCGCCGCCGCCGCCCATGGCTCGGCCATCGCTCACCAGGCCCAGTGCCTGGCCATCGCCCGCTGGGAGGAAGGCTGGGAGAAACCCATCAACCAGTGGCGCCAGGAACTGGGAATCCAGGATCCTGCAGACAACGCCCCCTACGGCCTGGCCCTGCAGCTCTGCCAGGGATGA
- the ruvX gene encoding Holliday junction resolvase RuvX: MAAPAPRSVLSLDVGRKRIGLAGCDPLGLTVKPLPALHRGRYPADLQQLQALVRERRILALVVGLPLDAQQQPTAQAEHCRRYGERLARDLALPLAFVNEYASSWDAGERFGLRGDRSGALDSAAAALLLEQWLQEGPEPAAVSKATPAHGLESDAQASLGHLPHAP; encoded by the coding sequence ATGGCCGCCCCCGCACCCCGCTCGGTGCTCTCCCTGGATGTCGGCCGGAAACGCATCGGCCTGGCCGGCTGTGACCCCCTGGGCCTGACGGTCAAACCCCTTCCGGCGCTGCACCGGGGCCGCTATCCCGCGGACCTGCAGCAGCTCCAGGCCTTGGTGCGGGAACGGCGGATCCTGGCCCTGGTGGTGGGACTCCCACTAGATGCCCAGCAACAACCCACTGCCCAAGCGGAGCACTGCCGCCGCTACGGCGAACGCCTAGCCCGGGACCTGGCCCTCCCCCTGGCCTTTGTCAATGAATACGCCAGCAGCTGGGATGCCGGGGAGCGCTTTGGGCTGCGGGGGGACCGCAGCGGCGCCCTCGATAGCGCCGCCGCCGCCCTGCTGCTCGAGCAGTGGCTCCAGGAGGGGCCGGAGCCGGCAGCGGTCAGCAAGGCGACCCCAGCCCATGGCCTGGAGTCCGATGCCCAGGCATCCTTAGGCCATCTCCCCCATGCGCCATGA
- the hisA gene encoding 1-(5-phosphoribosyl)-5-[(5-phosphoribosylamino)methylideneamino]imidazole-4-carboxamide isomerase: MQIIPAIDLLDGHCVRLHQGDYGQVTRFNDDPVAQALDWQRQGAQRLHLVDLDGAKTGQPVNDQAVKAITSALSIPVQLGGGVRSAERAEELLQCGLDRVILGTVAIEKPELVKELASRHPGKVVVGIDAKDGLVATRGWIETSTVQATELAKSFDGSGVAAIISTDIATDGTLAGPNIDALRAMAEASSIPVIASGGIGTLEDILSLLSIAPLGVSGVIVGRALYDGTVDLAEALQAIGPERLQDALNPPTGSITV, translated from the coding sequence ATGCAGATCATCCCCGCCATCGACCTGCTGGATGGCCATTGCGTTCGGCTGCATCAGGGTGATTACGGCCAGGTCACCCGCTTCAACGATGACCCGGTGGCGCAGGCCCTCGATTGGCAGCGGCAGGGGGCGCAACGGCTGCACCTGGTCGATCTCGATGGGGCCAAAACCGGTCAACCGGTCAATGACCAGGCGGTCAAGGCCATCACCTCAGCCCTCTCGATTCCCGTCCAGTTGGGCGGCGGTGTCCGCAGTGCCGAGCGGGCCGAGGAACTGCTGCAGTGCGGCCTCGATCGGGTGATCCTCGGCACCGTGGCGATCGAAAAGCCTGAGCTGGTCAAAGAACTCGCCAGCCGTCACCCGGGCAAGGTCGTGGTGGGAATCGATGCCAAAGACGGCCTAGTGGCCACCCGTGGCTGGATCGAAACCAGCACCGTCCAAGCCACCGAATTGGCCAAGAGTTTTGATGGCAGCGGCGTCGCCGCGATCATCAGCACCGACATCGCCACCGATGGGACCTTGGCCGGGCCGAACATCGACGCCCTGCGCGCCATGGCCGAGGCCAGCAGTATCCCAGTGATTGCCTCGGGCGGGATCGGAACCCTCGAGGACATCCTCTCGCTGCTCTCCATTGCCCCCCTGGGGGTGAGCGGCGTCATCGTCGGCCGCGCGCTCTATGACGGCACGGTGGATCTTGCCGAAGCCCTACAGGCCATCGGTCCAGAGCGGCTCCAAGACGCACTCAATCCGCCTACGGGTTCTATAACGGTGTAA
- a CDS encoding NAD-dependent epimerase/dehydratase family protein: MKILVMGGTRFVGRPLVQQLQDAGHALTLFTRGKNPVPAGVEHLCGDRGTAEGLSALAGRQFDVIVDSSGRTVADSRSVVEVTGAPSHRFVYVSSAGVYADSALWPLTENSPTDPQSRHSGKLDTEAWLTAEKIPFTSFRPTYIVGAGNYNPVESWFFDRIVHGRPVPLPGDGSTITQLGHVNDLATAMALSIGVDAAANRIYNCSSVQGISFRGLVEAAARACGKDPASVEIRSFDPSSLDKKARKAFPLRMAHFLTDIHRVQRELAWTPQYDVERSLADSYSNDYAKRMPTSPDFSSDDQLLAL, translated from the coding sequence ATGAAGATCCTGGTGATGGGCGGAACCCGTTTTGTGGGCCGTCCCCTGGTGCAACAGCTTCAGGACGCGGGCCATGCACTCACCCTGTTCACCCGCGGCAAGAACCCGGTTCCCGCTGGCGTCGAGCACCTCTGTGGCGACCGCGGTACGGCTGAGGGCCTATCGGCTCTGGCCGGTCGTCAATTTGATGTGATCGTCGATAGTTCCGGCCGCACCGTGGCGGACAGCCGCTCGGTTGTGGAGGTGACGGGGGCCCCGAGCCATCGCTTCGTCTACGTCAGCTCCGCCGGTGTCTATGCGGACAGTGCCCTCTGGCCCTTGACCGAGAACTCCCCGACCGATCCCCAGAGCCGTCACAGCGGCAAGCTCGACACCGAGGCCTGGCTGACGGCCGAGAAGATCCCCTTCACCAGCTTCCGGCCCACCTACATCGTTGGTGCGGGCAATTACAACCCAGTCGAGAGCTGGTTCTTCGATCGGATCGTCCATGGCCGTCCGGTGCCCCTTCCCGGCGACGGCAGCACGATCACCCAGTTGGGCCATGTCAACGACCTCGCCACGGCGATGGCCCTGAGCATTGGCGTCGATGCCGCAGCAAATCGGATCTACAACTGCTCGAGTGTTCAGGGCATCAGCTTCCGCGGTCTGGTGGAGGCGGCCGCGCGTGCGTGCGGCAAGGATCCGGCCTCCGTTGAGATCCGCAGCTTTGATCCCAGCAGTCTGGACAAAAAGGCCCGCAAGGCCTTCCCCCTGCGGATGGCCCATTTCCTGACCGATATCCATCGGGTCCAGCGCGAGCTGGCCTGGACACCCCAGTACGACGTCGAGCGCTCCCTCGCAGACAGCTACAGCAACGACTACGCCAAGCGGATGCCCACCAGCCCTGATTTCAGCTCCGACGATCAGCTGCTGGCGCTGTGA